The sequence CGTACACCTCGCGCTGCGGCTCTGCCAGCTTGACCCCCAATGCGGCGTTCACCTCATACCCCATGCAGGAGTAACCGTACTCCACGTGATAACCGTGCTCGCCGCGGTTGTGCCACACCCGCTGCAAATCGCCCGGCAGGCTACCGGCGGCGGCGACGATCACGCTGTCCGCCGGCAGCTCGCGGTTCAGCACCCCCAGCACCCGGCTCTGGGTCAGCGCGGAATCGGTCTGGGCGATAAATTCGGCGAACACCCGCTCGCGATCGAGGTGATCGTCTATCTCCGGCACAAAGCCTGCGCCGCCGTATTCCACCGCGTAAACGCGCTCGGTCTCTTCACGCTGGGCGCTGCGCGCCGCGGCGATGGCGTCGCCCCAGCCGGCGCGGTACTCGGCCTGCGCCAGCAGCGCGCCCAGTTCGCTCAGGGCCTCGCGGGCGTCCGCCAGCACCTGCACGCCGTCGAGCTTGCCGGCGTCAAAGGCGCTGACGTTGATATTGAGGAAGCTGACGTCCGGATTTTGGAACAGCCATTTGGACGAGGTGGTGAAATCGGTGTAACGGGTGCCGACACCGATCACCAGATCGGCCTGACGAGCCAGCGTATTGGCCGCCAGGCAGCCGGTTTCGCCAATGCCGCCGAGGTTGAATTCATGGTCGCTCGGCACCGTGCCTTTGCCGGCCTGGGTTTCGGCGAACGGAATGCCGAAGCGCTCGGCGAATTCGCGCAGCGCCCGCCCGGCCTGCGAGTATTTCACGCCGCCGCCGCACACCAGCAGCGGTTTGCGTTTGGCCGCCAGCAGCGCCAACGCGTCCGCCAACATGCCGTCGGTCGCCAGGCGGCGATCGAGCCGATGCACGCGTTTTTGGAAGAAATAGTCGGGATAGTCGTAGGCTTCACCCTGCACGTCCTGCGGCAGACACAGCGTCACCGCGCCGGTATCCGCCGGATCGGTCAGCACGCGCATCGCGTTGATGCAGGCGCTCATCAGCTGCTCCGGCCGCACGATGCGATCCCAGTATTTGCTCACCGCGCGGAACGCGTCGTTGGTGCTGATGCTGAGATCGTAAGGCTGCTCGATTTGCTGCAGCACCGGATCCGGCTGGCGGGAGGCGTAAACGTCGCCCGGCAGCAGCAATAAAGGAATGCGGTTGGCGGTAGCGGTGGCCGCGGCGGTGATCATGTTGGCGGCGCCGGGGCCGACCGATGAGGTGCAGGCGTAGATCTGCCGGCGCAGCTTCTGTTTGGCGAAGCCAATCGCCGCGTGGGCCATGCCCTGCTCGTTGCGGCCCTGATGTACCCGCAGCTCGCCGCTATCCTGTTCCAGCGCTTGCCCCAGCCCCAGCACATTGCCGTGGCCGAAAATCGCGAAAATGCCCGCGACGAATTTGGTTTCCACGCCGTCGGCCAGCAGATACTGGTTATCGAGAAATCTGACGAGCGCCTGCGCCATGGTTAGCCTGATCTTGCCCATTTACTCACCCTTTAGATTGAGGGCCGCCCCGGAAAGTGCTCGCGCCGAGCCGACAATCCCGTGTTTGTGTTACGCGGCGGCAGCTATTATCTTGAGCAGGCGATGCCCGCTGCTCACGAAGTCGACAACCTGAAACGTGAAGCGATTATAAACAAATATATTTTTCATAAAATCACATTACAGAAGAAACATTTCATTTTGCGATAAAGATCGCATATTGCATGAAAAGCCCGTTTCATCTCGTGCTTCAGCCTTCACTGGCTTCGCGCCGCGCACCGGCCAATAAAAGCCGTTGGCTCATGGGTTGACCGCCTTTTACCCTGTCATTTCCCCTCTTTTATGCGCGCCCCGGCCCCCCTCCCGTAGCCGTTTCACCGCCTTTTCCCACGCCTCTGTCGATGTTTTAAACGCATCACATTTTTGGGGTGTAAATTTCATTCTATATTGAAATTGAAATTTTCATTCCCCATACTGTCCACATGCTTCCTGCAGGGCGCCACGCTCGGGCCGCCGCCGGAGTTTTGCTTAAACAGAAGGAAACGGGTATGGCTACACAAGAAAAACAGCTTGATGTCATTTGTCTCGGGCGCATCGCCGTCGATTTCTATGCTCAGCAGATCGGCGCGCGGCTGGAAGACGCCGGCACATTCGCCAAGTACCTCGGCGGCTCCTCCGGCAACGTGGCCTACGGCACCGCCATTCAGGGGTTAAAATCCGGCATGCTGGCGCGCGTCGGCGACGAGCACATGGGCCGCTTTCTGCGTGAAGAGCTGCAGCGCGTCGGGGCCGATACCCGCTGCCTCATCACCGACAAGCAACGATTAACCGGCCTGGTGATCCTCGGCATCAAGGATCAGGAAACCTTCCCGCTGATCTTCTACCGCGAAAACTGCGCGGACATGGCGCTGACGCCGGACGATATCGACGAGGCCTACATCGCCTCCGCGCGCGCGCTGGCCATCACCGGCACGCACCTGTCGCACCCGAACACCCGCGCCGCGGTGCTGAAGGCGCTGGAATACGCGCGCCGCCACGGCCTGCGCACCGCCCTGGACATCGATTACCGCCCGGTGCTGTGGGGGCTGACGTCGCTGGGCGACGGCGAAACCCGCTTTGTGGAATCGGACCAGGTGACCCGCGAGCTGCAGGAGGTGCTGCACCATTTCGATCTGATCGTCGGCACCGAAGAAGAGTTTCATATCGCCGGCGGCAGCACCGACACGCTGACGGCGCTGAAAAACGTGCGCCGGGCCACGGCGGCCACGCTGGTGTGCAAGCGCGGCGCGCAGGGTTGCTCGGTGTTCGAGGGCGAAATCGCCGACGACTGGGAACAGGTGAAACTGCACGCTGGCGTGCGGGTTGAGGTGCTGAACGTGCTGGGGGCCGGCGACGCCTTTATGTCCGGCCTGCTGCGTGGCTACCTGAACGATGAGGGCTGGGATCAGGCCTGCCGCTACGCCAACGCCTGCGGCGCGTTGGTGGTCTCGCGCCACGGCTGCGCGCCGGCGATGCCGACCAAACGGGAGCTGGACGACTACCTGCTGCGTGAACGGCAGGTCACGCGCCCGGACCGCGATGCGCGCCTGAACCACCTGCACCGGGTCACCACCCGCAAGCAACAGTGGCCGGAACTGTGCGTCTTCGCCTTCGATCACCGCAAGCAGCTGGCGGACATGGCACGCGAAGCCGGCGTCGGCGAGGAGCGCATTCCGCGCCTGAAAACCCTGCTGCTGACCGCGGCGCAACAGGCCGCCGCGCAGGCCGGCCTGAACGGCAACAGCGGCATTCTGGCCGACACCACTTACGGGCAGGCGGCGCTGAACGAGATCACCGGCCAGGGATGGTGGATCGGCCGGCCGGTAGAGCTGCCCAGTTCGCGCCCGCTGCGCCTGGAGCATGGCAATATCGGCTCGCAATTGATCGACTGGCCGCAGGAGCACGTGGTGAAGTGCCTGGTGTTTTATCACCCGCACGACGCGGCGGAACTGCGTCGCGAGCAGGATGAGCTGATCGCCGACGTCTACCGCGGCTGCTGTAAGTCCGGCCACGAGCTGCTGCTGGAAGTGATCCTGCCGGACAACAACCCCGACAAAGACGAACGTTATTACCTGGAGATGATTGAGCACTTCTACCAGTCGGGCATTCAGCCGGACTGGTGGAAACTGCCGCCGCTGAGCGCGGAAAACTGGCGGCGGGTCGGTGCGCTGATCGATACCTACGATCCCTACTGCCGCGGCGTGCTGATCCTGGGGCTCGACTCCCCGGAAGCGGTGCTGAAGGCGGGCTTTGCCGCCGCCGCGGATGCGCGCTGGGTGAAGGGTTTCGCCGTCGGCCGCACCATCTTCGGCCAGCCTTCGCGCCGCTGGCTGCAGGATGAAATCGACGACGCCGCCCTGATCGAGCAGGTGAAACAAAAATACCTGACGCTGATCGGTTTCTGGCGCCAGTACCGTCCGCAGGCGAGCGGTGCGCACTGACAGCGAGCGCGAGTTCACGTCCCCTTAAGGCCATTTCGCCGCTTTAAGGGGATTTTTTTGCCCCTTTTCTGTGAAGTCGCGCAATGTGCGATCGAATAAATCGCTTTTTGAGGAAATGAAATTTCCGCTCCGTCTGTTAAAATACCCTGTCAATATTTCAGGCGTCAGGCCAATGCGCCTTCACCCCACTGCGAGCCGAATGGATGAACAACCCAACTCAACTTTCGCTGTTACAGGACGAGATTCGCCACCGTTATGAAACGCTGAGCAAGCGTTTGAAGCAGGTGGCGCGCTATATTTTGGATAACAGTAACAGCATCGCTTTCGATACCGTTGCCTCCATCGCCGCACAGGCCAGCGTGCCGCCTTCCACCCTGATCCGTTTCGCCAACGCCTTCGGCTTCAGCGGCTTCAACGAAATGAAGCAGGTGTTCCGTCAGCATCTGATGGAAGAGACGGTGAACTATACCGAGCGCGCGCGCCTGTTCCGCCAAACCTCCACCGACGACAACGTCGCGCCGGAGAAACCGGCGGAAATTCTCAACGTATTCACCATGGTCAACGCGCAGGCGCTGCAGCAACTGGCGATGCAGATCGCCCCCGAGCAGCTGGATCGCGCCGTCGAACTGCTCAACAACGCCGAAAACATCTACGTGATCGGCCTGCGCCGTTCGTTCAGCGTCGCCTCCTATCTCACCTATGCGCTACGCCATCTGGAGCGCCGCGCGTTTCTTATCGACGGCCTGGGCGGCATGTTCACCGAACAGCTGAGCATGGTGAAACCGAAGGACGTGGTGATCGCCATCAGCTATTCGCCGTACGCCCGCGAGGCGGTGGAACTGGTGGAATTGGGCGCCAAGCGCGGCGCGCAGCAGATCGCCATCACCGACAGCCAGGTCAGCCCGCTGGCCGCCTTCAGCGACGTCTGTTTCGTGGTGCGCGAAGCGCAGGTGGACGGGTTCCGTTCGCAGGTGGCCTCGATGTGCCTGGCGCAGACGCTGGCGGTTTCGCTGGCGCTGAATAACGCCCGGGACGAGTAAGGCTGGGGGGAACGCGCCCGACAGGCTCGGGCGCGGCGGGGTTATTGCAGCAACAAATAGCGGTAGAGCGCGCTTTCCAGATCCTGCTTCATGCTGATGAAAAGCAGAATCTCCACCGTCTGACCGTCGTAGTCATAGATGACGCGGTATTCGCTGTCGGGATCCAATCGCTCGTGCAACCGTCCCCCCATGCCCGCCAGCACGGCGTTGAAGCGGTAGCAGGCAGGATCGTCGGCAATTGCCGCGAGGGACGATAACAACAGATTGTCCACGAACACCCCGGCCGCGACTGCTCCTATCGTTCCGCTCTTATAAGACTCGATGTCTTTCAGGCTCCATTCCGCCGCCGGCGCGACGGTAAAACGTATTTCCTGGGGCATCCTGCACCTCGGGCCTATTTCCGCGCGTCACGCAGCCGCTGCAAGGTTTCTTCGGGCGACAGACCACGCTGATTTTTAATCTCTTGCTTCGCCAGCATAGTCAGTTTCAACAACGCGTTGGACTGGCGCTCCAGATTGCGTTCCC comes from Serratia sarumanii and encodes:
- a CDS encoding type II toxin-antitoxin system RelE/ParE family toxin — its product is MPQEIRFTVAPAAEWSLKDIESYKSGTIGAVAAGVFVDNLLLSSLAAIADDPACYRFNAVLAGMGGRLHERLDPDSEYRVIYDYDGQTVEILLFISMKQDLESALYRYLLLQ
- the iolD gene encoding 3D-(3,5/4)-trihydroxycyclohexane-1,2-dione acylhydrolase (decyclizing); translated protein: MGKIRLTMAQALVRFLDNQYLLADGVETKFVAGIFAIFGHGNVLGLGQALEQDSGELRVHQGRNEQGMAHAAIGFAKQKLRRQIYACTSSVGPGAANMITAAATATANRIPLLLLPGDVYASRQPDPVLQQIEQPYDLSISTNDAFRAVSKYWDRIVRPEQLMSACINAMRVLTDPADTGAVTLCLPQDVQGEAYDYPDYFFQKRVHRLDRRLATDGMLADALALLAAKRKPLLVCGGGVKYSQAGRALREFAERFGIPFAETQAGKGTVPSDHEFNLGGIGETGCLAANTLARQADLVIGVGTRYTDFTTSSKWLFQNPDVSFLNINVSAFDAGKLDGVQVLADAREALSELGALLAQAEYRAGWGDAIAAARSAQREETERVYAVEYGGAGFVPEIDDHLDRERVFAEFIAQTDSALTQSRVLGVLNRELPADSVIVAAAGSLPGDLQRVWHNRGEHGYHVEYGYSCMGYEVNAALGVKLAEPQREVYAMVGDGAFMMLHSELVTSIQESCKINVMLFDNMTNGCINNLQMEHGMDSYTTEFRFRNPQGGKLDGKLVPVDFAMLAAAYGCKTYRVTTEQQLLDALADARRQTVSTLLDIKVLPKTMVHKYLSWWRVGGAQVADSEKIVAVARKLQENIDKARDY
- a CDS encoding MurR/RpiR family transcriptional regulator — encoded protein: MNNPTQLSLLQDEIRHRYETLSKRLKQVARYILDNSNSIAFDTVASIAAQASVPPSTLIRFANAFGFSGFNEMKQVFRQHLMEETVNYTERARLFRQTSTDDNVAPEKPAEILNVFTMVNAQALQQLAMQIAPEQLDRAVELLNNAENIYVIGLRRSFSVASYLTYALRHLERRAFLIDGLGGMFTEQLSMVKPKDVVIAISYSPYAREAVELVELGAKRGAQQIAITDSQVSPLAAFSDVCFVVREAQVDGFRSQVASMCLAQTLAVSLALNNARDE
- a CDS encoding bifunctional 5-dehydro-2-deoxygluconokinase/5-dehydro-2-deoxyphosphogluconate aldolase, encoding MATQEKQLDVICLGRIAVDFYAQQIGARLEDAGTFAKYLGGSSGNVAYGTAIQGLKSGMLARVGDEHMGRFLREELQRVGADTRCLITDKQRLTGLVILGIKDQETFPLIFYRENCADMALTPDDIDEAYIASARALAITGTHLSHPNTRAAVLKALEYARRHGLRTALDIDYRPVLWGLTSLGDGETRFVESDQVTRELQEVLHHFDLIVGTEEEFHIAGGSTDTLTALKNVRRATAATLVCKRGAQGCSVFEGEIADDWEQVKLHAGVRVEVLNVLGAGDAFMSGLLRGYLNDEGWDQACRYANACGALVVSRHGCAPAMPTKRELDDYLLRERQVTRPDRDARLNHLHRVTTRKQQWPELCVFAFDHRKQLADMAREAGVGEERIPRLKTLLLTAAQQAAAQAGLNGNSGILADTTYGQAALNEITGQGWWIGRPVELPSSRPLRLEHGNIGSQLIDWPQEHVVKCLVFYHPHDAAELRREQDELIADVYRGCCKSGHELLLEVILPDNNPDKDERYYLEMIEHFYQSGIQPDWWKLPPLSAENWRRVGALIDTYDPYCRGVLILGLDSPEAVLKAGFAAAADARWVKGFAVGRTIFGQPSRRWLQDEIDDAALIEQVKQKYLTLIGFWRQYRPQASGAH